One region of Miscanthus floridulus cultivar M001 unplaced genomic scaffold, ASM1932011v1 fs_630_1_2, whole genome shotgun sequence genomic DNA includes:
- the LOC136532471 gene encoding cysteine-rich receptor-like protein kinase 10: MGVACRRGPTETMWFRGGRHGAVAVALAAAGVLQMILIAIAPPLASAMPWPACNSTITGNYTSNSTYDANLRLVAAALPSNVSTSPTLFAISVTGTAPDTVYALGQCSGDQSASACHDCIASAFGAAQRLCPNNKGAAIFYDTCRLGFSDRDFLASRTNLQDQEVDLYNGQNVSSAVVAQFNATAYKLLGRMAEYIVTMDSSANNFLTATIPFDVTYPVIYGMVSCTPDLTPRQCRGCLDAVIAEFPGQFISNTKGARIAGLRCLARYEVYPFYNGSTMLQLPGNDEAAAGKTSHR, encoded by the exons ATGGGTGTGGCTTGTCGCCGGGGGCCAACTGAAACCATGTGGTTccgcggcggtcgccatggcgcAGTTGCCGTGGCCTTGGCGGCTGCTGGCGTGCTGCAGATGATACTGATAGCCATCGCGCCGCCGCTCGCGTCTGCTATGCCGTGGCCGGCGTGCAACAGCACCATCACGGGGAACTACACGTCTAACAGCACCTACGACGCCAATCTCCGGCTAGTCGCCGCGGCCCTGCCAAGCAACGTCTCCACGTCCCCTACCCTCTTCGCCATCTCGGTGACCGGGACGGCGCCGGACACGGTGTACGCGCTCGGGCAATGCAGCGGCGACCAGAGCGCCTCGGCGTGCCACGACTGCATCGCTTCCGCCTTCGGGGCCGCTCAGAGGCTGTGCCCGAACAACAAGGGCGCCGCCATCTTCTACGACACATGCCGCCTCGGCTTCTCCGACCGAGACTTTCTCGCCTCCCGGACCAACCTGCAGGATCAGGAGGTAGATCTCTACAACGGCCAGAACGTCAGCTCTGCCGTCGTCGCTCAGTTCAACGCCACCGCCTACAAGCTCCTCGGCCGCATGGCGGAGTACATTGTCACCATGGACTCGTCGGCGAACAACTTCCTTACCGCAACCATCCCCTTCGACGTGACCTACCCAGTGATCTACGGCATGGTGTCGTGCACCCCTGACCTGACGCCCAGGCAGTGCCGTGGGTGCCTTGATGCGGTGATTGCCGAGTTCCCAGGGCAATTCATCTCCAACACCAAGGGCGCCAGGATTGCGGGGCTACGTTGCCTTGCGCGCTACGAGGTGTACCCTTTCTACAACGGTTCCACCATGCTTCAGCTGCCGGGCAACGACGAAGCTGCTGCTGGT AAAACGAGTCACAGGtga